AAACTAAAAAATAATGAATTAGTTTATACTCGTGATGGGCATTTCAAATTCGAAAATGGCGTTTTGATTGATTATAAAACAGGTGGACAAGTGCAGGGCTACGACTATTCTGGCAATTTGACACCAATCTATGAGCAAGGCCCTAAAATATCTGCAGGCCAAGCCACCAGAAATATTTTTATTCATGGTAAACTTATACCTCAAAAAAAACCAGAAAACCAACAATCCCCTCTGTCTAAATATGAGGATATCACCTTTGAGCTAAAAGACATTTACGATGCACAAGGAAATCCCCATACCATTACTTTGAAATTCACAGGCACTGAAAGACCCGATCAAACTGCACCACCAACAGAATGGATACTAACGGGTATCAAATACGATAACAAGGATGAGATAAACCCTCCATACACTCAAACAATAGAGTTTGATGGAACTAATGCTATTTATCAGGGATTATTAGAAGGCCATAACACCATTCAATTATCTCTAAACGGACAACCAATCTCTGTTTACCTCGGAAATCAATACAATGGAGATGATGAACATGTAGTATTAGGTACTGCCTCGACCGATCAAAAAACAGAAACCATTATTGAAATTCACAAAAATGATGGTTACCCCCAAGGCGAGCAAAATGAGCTTAGAATTAATGAAGAAGGCCTAATATCCTACTACTACACTAATGGACAAATCATTAAAGGTATCTACATAGGCATGGCCTCTTTTGATGATATGGAAAACAATTTAAT
Above is a genomic segment from Legionella lytica containing:
- a CDS encoding flagellar hook-basal body complex protein, whose translation is MTSTYYSSLSGMLAASYGLQNTSNNIANMQSHGFKRSDVFYSSLGNGHGEEGNGHGVRVQGTSINFKEGNHQPSGSGSDLAMVGNGFFVVKLKNNELVYTRDGHFKFENGVLIDYKTGGQVQGYDYSGNLTPIYEQGPKISAGQATRNIFIHGKLIPQKKPENQQSPLSKYEDITFELKDIYDAQGNPHTITLKFTGTERPDQTAPPTEWILTGIKYDNKDEINPPYTQTIEFDGTNAIYQGLLEGHNTIQLSLNGQPISVYLGNQYNGDDEHVVLGTASTDQKTETIIEIHKNDGYPQGEQNELRINEEGLISYYYTNGQIIKGIYIGMASFDDMENNLIQTQDNFFRAKTTHGIHYGHANTQKLEAIQSGYLEASNVDPTMEFANIVVLQRMFQACSQIMDIDKQLLEELETKL